Proteins from a single region of Sylvia atricapilla isolate bSylAtr1 chromosome 9, bSylAtr1.pri, whole genome shotgun sequence:
- the MAGOH gene encoding protein mago nashi homolog, producing MASDFYLRYYVGHKGKFGHEFLEFEFRPDGKLRYANNSNYKNDVMIRKEAYVHKSVMEELKRIIDDSEITKEDDALWPPPDRVGRQELEIVIGDEHISFTTSKIGSLIDVNQSKDPEGLRVFYYLVQDLKCLVFSLIGLHFKIKPI from the exons ATGGCGAGCGACTTCTACCTGCGCTACTACGTGGGGCACAAGGGCAAGTTCGGACACGAGTTCCTCGAGTTCGAATTCCGGCCGGACG ggaaGCTGCGCTACGCCAACAACAGCAACTACAAGAACGATGTGATGATCCGCAAGGAG GCTTACGTGCACAAGAGTGTGATGGAGGAGCTGAAGAGAATAATCGACGACAGTGAAATCACGAAAGAAGATGATGCTCTGTGGCCTCCTCCTGACAGAGTGGGCCGACAG GAGCTCGAGATAGTAATTGGTGACGAGCACATCTCCTTTACCACATCAAAAATCGGTTCCCTCATTGATGTAAATCAGTCCAA AGATCCAGAAGGCTTGAGAGTGTTCTACTACCTGGTCCAGGACCTTAAGTGTCTCGTCTTCAGTCTTATTGGACTCCACTTTAAGATTAAGCCAATTTAA